AGGATCTGCTCAACGGTGTGAGCCACACGTTTCGCGAATTGCTCGAAATTCTCTGCGACCTATTCGCCTATCTAGGATCGATTTTCGTAAAGATCGACGACCAAATTCAAAGCTCGCAATGCCACAACCGTAGTTGCACCGATTACGGCACACGGCCGCATTAACGCCGATTAAGAACCGCGATTTTGAATCAATTCCTCGACGACCTGGGGATCGGCCAACGTCGACGTGTCCCCCAGTTCACCGTAATTATTTTCGGCGATTTTGCGCAGAATCCGCCGCATGATTTTTCCGGAACGGGTTTTCGGCAACGCCGGCGCCCATTGTATGACGTCCGGAGTCGCGATGGGCCCGATCTCTTTCCGGACCCAGCGAACGAGTTCCGATCGCAGGTCGTCCGAAGATTCCACGCCCGTCTTCAACGTCACGTAAGCGTAAATCCCCTGTCCTTTGATATCGTGCGGATACCCAACCACCGCGGCTTCCGCGACCTTTGTGTGCGCCACCAGCGCGCTTTCAACCTCCGCCGTGCCGATTCGGTGCCCCGAAACGTTCAATACGTCGTCCACCCGGCCGGTGACCCAGTAATAACCGTCTTCGTCTCGGCGGCTTCCGTCGCCCGTGAAATATTTCCCCGGATATTGGCTGAAGTAGGTTTGGATGAATCGATTGTGGTCCCCGTAGAGTGTTCGCGCCAGGCCGGGCCATGCATCCGCGATGCAAAGGTTCCCCTGGCAAGCGCCCTGAAGTTCCATTCCTTTTTCATCCACGATCACCGGTTTGACGCCGAAGAACGGCCACGTCGCGGACCCCGGTTTCAGCGGTGTC
This is a stretch of genomic DNA from Bdellovibrionota bacterium. It encodes these proteins:
- a CDS encoding AMP-binding protein — its product is APTAIRALMREGDAPVTKRKLTSLRLLGTVGEPINPEAWLWYHRVVGENRCPIVDTWWQTETGGILITPLPGATPLKPGSATWPFFGVKPVIVDEKGMELQGACQGNLCIADAWPGLARTLYGDHNRFIQTYFSQYPGKYFTGDGSRRDEDGYYWVTGRVDDVLNVSGHRIGTAEVESALVAHTKVAEAAVVGYPHDIKGQGIYAYVTLKTGVESSDDLRSELVRWVRKEIGPIATPDVIQWAPALPKTRSGKIMRRILRKIAENNYGELGDTSTLADPQVVEELIQNRGS